Proteins found in one Mytilus edulis chromosome 2, xbMytEdul2.2, whole genome shotgun sequence genomic segment:
- the LOC139513083 gene encoding uncharacterized protein isoform X1: MANIKIEPLPMDRYSPLTINVNAMDDDKVQKQLLKRQRESKSDKFHLMEYRQAPVSPGASSVHSQDDMDNADILASPPVSPPPVKQDMDDDRLPNELLEEICEDIGMKEGMELDFVEFLMEQDMVDPHMYMTPEAIKNTLANVSSAPVPSSVTFAIPSNKTTFSAEITNRSKTCGSPTTTYSQASSTNGTVATSSGSSSPVAKRFHVSTSGPPSPVRIKPPIDVFKAPPTPPTPRRPSSNSQSIASPSISSTQGPFSPQPSTSTPQKQPPPYSQATSQQQVAQKCMQRGNQSSSGAYNYQRLGRPAPPNVNVQNMHQQWPGKMQQNHVPQQPNQMNQACALNGNMRFPPQTQQYSRHRESPMDNGYFSADTGSVRSYGSSVQSSASASSSMTAIHRSASLPDQKSVHFAGDCERPVLQQQHSSEALGGYNPYDTNIPDCDLIENQRNLPSKILPRLSSSMKPDIAPYNLNYPRGSNSRPGSGDNPMASAQTFEYPHSKAGDIFDVDNNQNNMFINNYNSSMQNHTMQEPDFSSCSGGAPMGMQPLRHFNEQNSCNMQQMNAQQQMYGSMQRNKGYKQNEMGNMNFCDNQFGHQGQNMNNSCSMMNTGPKMMGNPHGTPQGGMMGQNCNSGFQDDDFNQHHMSQQMHMNGQQPQIMRQGNMGNEFDQPQYNRMQGANMNSGMFPSETQQSNSAQNLCQPNWGGSAPQTPQPQPGMNPKGSHPGMSGMPVPDMQTHGQNPMQGGGPPMPCTIPNCQSCKTGSPHRPPMLSSQQSFIQHLITDRSSAFRSHPLFPLLRDLIIADMNFASPHFPYQLISNLPADFDKLLQNFLHRNPPNGQYQNNYAVESVIMDALKYAHHCLIEKIRSRQEQDKHTKSTSKSLSAIEEFCEKFDRSVRNSVIKPATFQVPNSQNQVTTTMGGPMGPGMTPQMETPTKDHKFSAMDNMMMVGGMFASPMAKKNLEMSAFSGQFKSLKDLADFSDNGSLVSSSSNHSNKSESKKHPSLPKEAVAIMLDWLRQHKDNPYPNDDEKAMLIKQTGLTINQINYWFTNARRRILPKWAQQCK; encoded by the exons ctaaTGGAGTACAGACAGGCCCCTGTTAGTCCTGGGGCATCCAGTGTGCACTCTCAGGATGACATGGATAATGCAGACATCTTAGCATCCCCTCCTGTTTCTCCACCTCCAGTCAAACAAGACATGGATGATGATCGATTACCCAATGAACTTTTGGAGGAGATATGTGAGGACATTGGAATGAAGGAGGGGATGGAGTTAGATTTTGTGGAGTTTTTAATGGAACAGGACATGGTTGATCCACACATGTACATGACTCCAGAAGCCATTAAAAACACATTAGCGAATGTCAGTTCAGCTCCTGTGCCCAGCTCTGTGACTTTTGCCATACCTTCGAACAAAACAACCTTTAGTGCTGAAATTACAAATAGATCAAAGACTTGTGGTAGTCCCACTACAACATACTCTCAGGCTTCAAGTACAAATGGTACAGTAGCAACATCAAGTGGTTCTAGTAGTCCTGTAGCCAAACGATTTCATGTGTCTACTTCAGGGCCACCAAGTCCTGTAAGAATAAAACCACCTATTGATGTTTTCAAAGCTCCACCTACTCCTCCAACACCTCGTCGGCCTTCGTCAAATTCACAAAGTATTGCATCACCAAGTATATCAAGTACACAAGGTCCATTTTCACCACAGCCGTCTACATCAACTCCACAGAAGCAACCTCCCCCTTACAGTCAGGCTACTTCACAACAACAGGTTGCCCAGAAATGTATGCAAAGAGGGAATCAATCATCGTCAGGTGCATATAATTATCAAAGACTAGGTCGACCAGCGCCACCTAATGttaatgttcaaaacatgcaTCAGCAGTGGCCTGGTAAAATGCAACAAAATCATGTGCCTCAACAGCCAAATCAGATGAATCAAGCATGTGCTTTAAATGGAAACATGCGATTCCCGCCACAAACACAACAGTATTCAAGACACAGGGAATCTCCGATGGACAATGGTTATTTCTCAGCTGATACTGGAAGTGTTAGAAGTTATGGTTCTTCTGTTCAGTCATCAGCATCTGCATCATCTTCAATGACTGCAATTCATCGCTCAGCATCATTACCCGATCAAAAAAGTGTTCATTTTGCAGGGGACTGTGAACGTCCAGTATTGCAACAACAGCATTCATCAGAAGCTTTAGGTGGTTACAATCCTTATGATACAAATATACCTGACTGTGATCttatagaaaaccaaagaaatctTCCGTCCAAAATATTACCACGTTTGTCATCAAGCATGAAACCTGACATTGCTCCATATAATTTGAATTATCCCCGTGGTAGTAATAGTCGACCAGGGAGTGGGGATAATCCAATGGCATCAGCACAGACATTTGAATATCCTCATAGCAAAGCAGGGGATATTTTTGATGTGGACAATAATCAGAATAATATGTTTATCAATAATTACAATAGTTCTATGCAAAATCACACAATGCAAGAGCCAGACTTTTCGTCTTGTTCAGGTGGTGCCCCAATGGGAATGCAGCCATTAAgacattttaatgaacaaaatTCATGTAATATGCAGCAGATGAATGCTCAGCAACAAATGTATGGTTCTATGCAGAGAAACAAAGGttacaaacaaaatgaaatggGCAATATGAACTTCTGTGATAATCAATTTGGCCATCAAGGGCAGAATATGAATAATAGTTGTAGTATGATGAATACAGGACCTAAAATGATGGGTAACCCTCATGGTACCCCACAAGGTGGAATGATGGGACAAAACTGTAATTCAGGTTTCCAAGATGACGATTTCAATCAACATCATATGTCCCAACAAATGCATATGAATGGACAGCAACCCCAGATTATGCGACAAGGCAATATGGGTAATGAATTTGATCAACCACAATATAATCGAATGCAAGGTGCTAATATGAACAGTGGGATGTTCCCATCAGAAACTCAACAAAGTAATAGTGCTCAAAATTTGTGTCAGCCAAACTGGGGAGGCTCTGCTCCTCAGACACCACAACCGCAACCTGGGATGAATCCAAAAGGATCACATCCTGGAATGTCTGGAATGCCAGTGCCAGACATGCAAACACATGGACAGAATCCTATGCAAGGAGGAGGTCCTCCAATGCCCTGTACTATACCAAACTGTCAGAGTTGTAAAACAGGGTCACCACACCGTCCACCAATGTTGTCATCGCAACAAAGTTTTATACAGCATTTAATAACCGATCGTTCTAGTGCCTTCCGATCACACCCTCTCTTTCCATTACTACGGGATTTGATTATAGCAGACATGAACTTTGCATCACCACATTTTCCATATCAGTTGATAAGTAATTTACCGGcagattttgacaaattattacaAAACTTTTTACATAGGAATCCACCAAACGGACAGTATCAAAATAATTATGCAGTGGAAAGTGTCATCATGGATGCCTTGAAATATGCTCATCATTGTTTAATAG aGAAAATTCGATCTCGTCAAGAACAGGATAAGCATACAAAGAGTACATCGAAATCTTTAAGTGCAATTGAAGAATTTTGTGAAAAATTTGACAGATCAGTTAGAAACAGCGTGATAAAG CCTGCAACATTCCAGGTTCCTAATTCACAGAACCAAGTAACAACAACAATGGGTGGACCCATGGGTCCAGGAATGACACCTCAGATGGAGACACCAACAAAAGACCACAAATTTAGTGCTATGGATAATATGATG atGGTAGGTGGAATGTTTGCCTCACCAATGGCCAAGAAGAATTTAGAGATGTCAGCATTTAGTGGCCAGTTCAAATCTCTGAAAGACTTGGCTGATTTTAGTGATAATGGCAGTCTTGTTAGCAGTAGCAGTAACCATAGTAACAAGTCAGAATCAAAGAAACACCCTAGTCTGCCCAAAGAG
- the LOC139513083 gene encoding uncharacterized protein isoform X2 yields MKIMTNLSVADLYNCDSSPLELMEYRQAPVSPGASSVHSQDDMDNADILASPPVSPPPVKQDMDDDRLPNELLEEICEDIGMKEGMELDFVEFLMEQDMVDPHMYMTPEAIKNTLANVSSAPVPSSVTFAIPSNKTTFSAEITNRSKTCGSPTTTYSQASSTNGTVATSSGSSSPVAKRFHVSTSGPPSPVRIKPPIDVFKAPPTPPTPRRPSSNSQSIASPSISSTQGPFSPQPSTSTPQKQPPPYSQATSQQQVAQKCMQRGNQSSSGAYNYQRLGRPAPPNVNVQNMHQQWPGKMQQNHVPQQPNQMNQACALNGNMRFPPQTQQYSRHRESPMDNGYFSADTGSVRSYGSSVQSSASASSSMTAIHRSASLPDQKSVHFAGDCERPVLQQQHSSEALGGYNPYDTNIPDCDLIENQRNLPSKILPRLSSSMKPDIAPYNLNYPRGSNSRPGSGDNPMASAQTFEYPHSKAGDIFDVDNNQNNMFINNYNSSMQNHTMQEPDFSSCSGGAPMGMQPLRHFNEQNSCNMQQMNAQQQMYGSMQRNKGYKQNEMGNMNFCDNQFGHQGQNMNNSCSMMNTGPKMMGNPHGTPQGGMMGQNCNSGFQDDDFNQHHMSQQMHMNGQQPQIMRQGNMGNEFDQPQYNRMQGANMNSGMFPSETQQSNSAQNLCQPNWGGSAPQTPQPQPGMNPKGSHPGMSGMPVPDMQTHGQNPMQGGGPPMPCTIPNCQSCKTGSPHRPPMLSSQQSFIQHLITDRSSAFRSHPLFPLLRDLIIADMNFASPHFPYQLISNLPADFDKLLQNFLHRNPPNGQYQNNYAVESVIMDALKYAHHCLIEKIRSRQEQDKHTKSTSKSLSAIEEFCEKFDRSVRNSVIKPATFQVPNSQNQVTTTMGGPMGPGMTPQMETPTKDHKFSAMDNMMMVGGMFASPMAKKNLEMSAFSGQFKSLKDLADFSDNGSLVSSSSNHSNKSESKKHPSLPKEAVAIMLDWLRQHKDNPYPNDDEKAMLIKQTGLTINQINYWFTNARRRILPKWAQQCK; encoded by the exons ctaaTGGAGTACAGACAGGCCCCTGTTAGTCCTGGGGCATCCAGTGTGCACTCTCAGGATGACATGGATAATGCAGACATCTTAGCATCCCCTCCTGTTTCTCCACCTCCAGTCAAACAAGACATGGATGATGATCGATTACCCAATGAACTTTTGGAGGAGATATGTGAGGACATTGGAATGAAGGAGGGGATGGAGTTAGATTTTGTGGAGTTTTTAATGGAACAGGACATGGTTGATCCACACATGTACATGACTCCAGAAGCCATTAAAAACACATTAGCGAATGTCAGTTCAGCTCCTGTGCCCAGCTCTGTGACTTTTGCCATACCTTCGAACAAAACAACCTTTAGTGCTGAAATTACAAATAGATCAAAGACTTGTGGTAGTCCCACTACAACATACTCTCAGGCTTCAAGTACAAATGGTACAGTAGCAACATCAAGTGGTTCTAGTAGTCCTGTAGCCAAACGATTTCATGTGTCTACTTCAGGGCCACCAAGTCCTGTAAGAATAAAACCACCTATTGATGTTTTCAAAGCTCCACCTACTCCTCCAACACCTCGTCGGCCTTCGTCAAATTCACAAAGTATTGCATCACCAAGTATATCAAGTACACAAGGTCCATTTTCACCACAGCCGTCTACATCAACTCCACAGAAGCAACCTCCCCCTTACAGTCAGGCTACTTCACAACAACAGGTTGCCCAGAAATGTATGCAAAGAGGGAATCAATCATCGTCAGGTGCATATAATTATCAAAGACTAGGTCGACCAGCGCCACCTAATGttaatgttcaaaacatgcaTCAGCAGTGGCCTGGTAAAATGCAACAAAATCATGTGCCTCAACAGCCAAATCAGATGAATCAAGCATGTGCTTTAAATGGAAACATGCGATTCCCGCCACAAACACAACAGTATTCAAGACACAGGGAATCTCCGATGGACAATGGTTATTTCTCAGCTGATACTGGAAGTGTTAGAAGTTATGGTTCTTCTGTTCAGTCATCAGCATCTGCATCATCTTCAATGACTGCAATTCATCGCTCAGCATCATTACCCGATCAAAAAAGTGTTCATTTTGCAGGGGACTGTGAACGTCCAGTATTGCAACAACAGCATTCATCAGAAGCTTTAGGTGGTTACAATCCTTATGATACAAATATACCTGACTGTGATCttatagaaaaccaaagaaatctTCCGTCCAAAATATTACCACGTTTGTCATCAAGCATGAAACCTGACATTGCTCCATATAATTTGAATTATCCCCGTGGTAGTAATAGTCGACCAGGGAGTGGGGATAATCCAATGGCATCAGCACAGACATTTGAATATCCTCATAGCAAAGCAGGGGATATTTTTGATGTGGACAATAATCAGAATAATATGTTTATCAATAATTACAATAGTTCTATGCAAAATCACACAATGCAAGAGCCAGACTTTTCGTCTTGTTCAGGTGGTGCCCCAATGGGAATGCAGCCATTAAgacattttaatgaacaaaatTCATGTAATATGCAGCAGATGAATGCTCAGCAACAAATGTATGGTTCTATGCAGAGAAACAAAGGttacaaacaaaatgaaatggGCAATATGAACTTCTGTGATAATCAATTTGGCCATCAAGGGCAGAATATGAATAATAGTTGTAGTATGATGAATACAGGACCTAAAATGATGGGTAACCCTCATGGTACCCCACAAGGTGGAATGATGGGACAAAACTGTAATTCAGGTTTCCAAGATGACGATTTCAATCAACATCATATGTCCCAACAAATGCATATGAATGGACAGCAACCCCAGATTATGCGACAAGGCAATATGGGTAATGAATTTGATCAACCACAATATAATCGAATGCAAGGTGCTAATATGAACAGTGGGATGTTCCCATCAGAAACTCAACAAAGTAATAGTGCTCAAAATTTGTGTCAGCCAAACTGGGGAGGCTCTGCTCCTCAGACACCACAACCGCAACCTGGGATGAATCCAAAAGGATCACATCCTGGAATGTCTGGAATGCCAGTGCCAGACATGCAAACACATGGACAGAATCCTATGCAAGGAGGAGGTCCTCCAATGCCCTGTACTATACCAAACTGTCAGAGTTGTAAAACAGGGTCACCACACCGTCCACCAATGTTGTCATCGCAACAAAGTTTTATACAGCATTTAATAACCGATCGTTCTAGTGCCTTCCGATCACACCCTCTCTTTCCATTACTACGGGATTTGATTATAGCAGACATGAACTTTGCATCACCACATTTTCCATATCAGTTGATAAGTAATTTACCGGcagattttgacaaattattacaAAACTTTTTACATAGGAATCCACCAAACGGACAGTATCAAAATAATTATGCAGTGGAAAGTGTCATCATGGATGCCTTGAAATATGCTCATCATTGTTTAATAG aGAAAATTCGATCTCGTCAAGAACAGGATAAGCATACAAAGAGTACATCGAAATCTTTAAGTGCAATTGAAGAATTTTGTGAAAAATTTGACAGATCAGTTAGAAACAGCGTGATAAAG CCTGCAACATTCCAGGTTCCTAATTCACAGAACCAAGTAACAACAACAATGGGTGGACCCATGGGTCCAGGAATGACACCTCAGATGGAGACACCAACAAAAGACCACAAATTTAGTGCTATGGATAATATGATG atGGTAGGTGGAATGTTTGCCTCACCAATGGCCAAGAAGAATTTAGAGATGTCAGCATTTAGTGGCCAGTTCAAATCTCTGAAAGACTTGGCTGATTTTAGTGATAATGGCAGTCTTGTTAGCAGTAGCAGTAACCATAGTAACAAGTCAGAATCAAAGAAACACCCTAGTCTGCCCAAAGAG
- the LOC139513083 gene encoding uncharacterized protein isoform X3, with amino-acid sequence MEYRQAPVSPGASSVHSQDDMDNADILASPPVSPPPVKQDMDDDRLPNELLEEICEDIGMKEGMELDFVEFLMEQDMVDPHMYMTPEAIKNTLANVSSAPVPSSVTFAIPSNKTTFSAEITNRSKTCGSPTTTYSQASSTNGTVATSSGSSSPVAKRFHVSTSGPPSPVRIKPPIDVFKAPPTPPTPRRPSSNSQSIASPSISSTQGPFSPQPSTSTPQKQPPPYSQATSQQQVAQKCMQRGNQSSSGAYNYQRLGRPAPPNVNVQNMHQQWPGKMQQNHVPQQPNQMNQACALNGNMRFPPQTQQYSRHRESPMDNGYFSADTGSVRSYGSSVQSSASASSSMTAIHRSASLPDQKSVHFAGDCERPVLQQQHSSEALGGYNPYDTNIPDCDLIENQRNLPSKILPRLSSSMKPDIAPYNLNYPRGSNSRPGSGDNPMASAQTFEYPHSKAGDIFDVDNNQNNMFINNYNSSMQNHTMQEPDFSSCSGGAPMGMQPLRHFNEQNSCNMQQMNAQQQMYGSMQRNKGYKQNEMGNMNFCDNQFGHQGQNMNNSCSMMNTGPKMMGNPHGTPQGGMMGQNCNSGFQDDDFNQHHMSQQMHMNGQQPQIMRQGNMGNEFDQPQYNRMQGANMNSGMFPSETQQSNSAQNLCQPNWGGSAPQTPQPQPGMNPKGSHPGMSGMPVPDMQTHGQNPMQGGGPPMPCTIPNCQSCKTGSPHRPPMLSSQQSFIQHLITDRSSAFRSHPLFPLLRDLIIADMNFASPHFPYQLISNLPADFDKLLQNFLHRNPPNGQYQNNYAVESVIMDALKYAHHCLIEKIRSRQEQDKHTKSTSKSLSAIEEFCEKFDRSVRNSVIKPATFQVPNSQNQVTTTMGGPMGPGMTPQMETPTKDHKFSAMDNMMMVGGMFASPMAKKNLEMSAFSGQFKSLKDLADFSDNGSLVSSSSNHSNKSESKKHPSLPKEAVAIMLDWLRQHKDNPYPNDDEKAMLIKQTGLTINQINYWFTNARRRILPKWAQQCK; translated from the exons aTGGAGTACAGACAGGCCCCTGTTAGTCCTGGGGCATCCAGTGTGCACTCTCAGGATGACATGGATAATGCAGACATCTTAGCATCCCCTCCTGTTTCTCCACCTCCAGTCAAACAAGACATGGATGATGATCGATTACCCAATGAACTTTTGGAGGAGATATGTGAGGACATTGGAATGAAGGAGGGGATGGAGTTAGATTTTGTGGAGTTTTTAATGGAACAGGACATGGTTGATCCACACATGTACATGACTCCAGAAGCCATTAAAAACACATTAGCGAATGTCAGTTCAGCTCCTGTGCCCAGCTCTGTGACTTTTGCCATACCTTCGAACAAAACAACCTTTAGTGCTGAAATTACAAATAGATCAAAGACTTGTGGTAGTCCCACTACAACATACTCTCAGGCTTCAAGTACAAATGGTACAGTAGCAACATCAAGTGGTTCTAGTAGTCCTGTAGCCAAACGATTTCATGTGTCTACTTCAGGGCCACCAAGTCCTGTAAGAATAAAACCACCTATTGATGTTTTCAAAGCTCCACCTACTCCTCCAACACCTCGTCGGCCTTCGTCAAATTCACAAAGTATTGCATCACCAAGTATATCAAGTACACAAGGTCCATTTTCACCACAGCCGTCTACATCAACTCCACAGAAGCAACCTCCCCCTTACAGTCAGGCTACTTCACAACAACAGGTTGCCCAGAAATGTATGCAAAGAGGGAATCAATCATCGTCAGGTGCATATAATTATCAAAGACTAGGTCGACCAGCGCCACCTAATGttaatgttcaaaacatgcaTCAGCAGTGGCCTGGTAAAATGCAACAAAATCATGTGCCTCAACAGCCAAATCAGATGAATCAAGCATGTGCTTTAAATGGAAACATGCGATTCCCGCCACAAACACAACAGTATTCAAGACACAGGGAATCTCCGATGGACAATGGTTATTTCTCAGCTGATACTGGAAGTGTTAGAAGTTATGGTTCTTCTGTTCAGTCATCAGCATCTGCATCATCTTCAATGACTGCAATTCATCGCTCAGCATCATTACCCGATCAAAAAAGTGTTCATTTTGCAGGGGACTGTGAACGTCCAGTATTGCAACAACAGCATTCATCAGAAGCTTTAGGTGGTTACAATCCTTATGATACAAATATACCTGACTGTGATCttatagaaaaccaaagaaatctTCCGTCCAAAATATTACCACGTTTGTCATCAAGCATGAAACCTGACATTGCTCCATATAATTTGAATTATCCCCGTGGTAGTAATAGTCGACCAGGGAGTGGGGATAATCCAATGGCATCAGCACAGACATTTGAATATCCTCATAGCAAAGCAGGGGATATTTTTGATGTGGACAATAATCAGAATAATATGTTTATCAATAATTACAATAGTTCTATGCAAAATCACACAATGCAAGAGCCAGACTTTTCGTCTTGTTCAGGTGGTGCCCCAATGGGAATGCAGCCATTAAgacattttaatgaacaaaatTCATGTAATATGCAGCAGATGAATGCTCAGCAACAAATGTATGGTTCTATGCAGAGAAACAAAGGttacaaacaaaatgaaatggGCAATATGAACTTCTGTGATAATCAATTTGGCCATCAAGGGCAGAATATGAATAATAGTTGTAGTATGATGAATACAGGACCTAAAATGATGGGTAACCCTCATGGTACCCCACAAGGTGGAATGATGGGACAAAACTGTAATTCAGGTTTCCAAGATGACGATTTCAATCAACATCATATGTCCCAACAAATGCATATGAATGGACAGCAACCCCAGATTATGCGACAAGGCAATATGGGTAATGAATTTGATCAACCACAATATAATCGAATGCAAGGTGCTAATATGAACAGTGGGATGTTCCCATCAGAAACTCAACAAAGTAATAGTGCTCAAAATTTGTGTCAGCCAAACTGGGGAGGCTCTGCTCCTCAGACACCACAACCGCAACCTGGGATGAATCCAAAAGGATCACATCCTGGAATGTCTGGAATGCCAGTGCCAGACATGCAAACACATGGACAGAATCCTATGCAAGGAGGAGGTCCTCCAATGCCCTGTACTATACCAAACTGTCAGAGTTGTAAAACAGGGTCACCACACCGTCCACCAATGTTGTCATCGCAACAAAGTTTTATACAGCATTTAATAACCGATCGTTCTAGTGCCTTCCGATCACACCCTCTCTTTCCATTACTACGGGATTTGATTATAGCAGACATGAACTTTGCATCACCACATTTTCCATATCAGTTGATAAGTAATTTACCGGcagattttgacaaattattacaAAACTTTTTACATAGGAATCCACCAAACGGACAGTATCAAAATAATTATGCAGTGGAAAGTGTCATCATGGATGCCTTGAAATATGCTCATCATTGTTTAATAG aGAAAATTCGATCTCGTCAAGAACAGGATAAGCATACAAAGAGTACATCGAAATCTTTAAGTGCAATTGAAGAATTTTGTGAAAAATTTGACAGATCAGTTAGAAACAGCGTGATAAAG CCTGCAACATTCCAGGTTCCTAATTCACAGAACCAAGTAACAACAACAATGGGTGGACCCATGGGTCCAGGAATGACACCTCAGATGGAGACACCAACAAAAGACCACAAATTTAGTGCTATGGATAATATGATG atGGTAGGTGGAATGTTTGCCTCACCAATGGCCAAGAAGAATTTAGAGATGTCAGCATTTAGTGGCCAGTTCAAATCTCTGAAAGACTTGGCTGATTTTAGTGATAATGGCAGTCTTGTTAGCAGTAGCAGTAACCATAGTAACAAGTCAGAATCAAAGAAACACCCTAGTCTGCCCAAAGAG